From Cucumis melo cultivar AY chromosome 1, USDA_Cmelo_AY_1.0, whole genome shotgun sequence, a single genomic window includes:
- the LOC103492759 gene encoding DNA replication licensing factor MCM7, protein MSAMKDSGPLDFSAERVLAKEFLANFADANGEAKYLNILQEVANRRVRAVQIDLEDVFNYKDLDEDFLRRITENTRRYIGIFADAIDELIPEPTEAFIDDDHDILMTQRSDDGPDTVDNPDPRQRMPPEIKRYFEVYIRASSKGRPFTIREVKASYIGQLVRISGIVTRCSDVKPLMQVAVYTCEDCGFEIYQEVTARVFMPLFECPSQRCRTNQTKGNLILQLRASKFLKFQEAKLQELAEHVPKGHIPRTMTVHLRGELTRKVAPGDVVELSGIFLPIPYTGFRAMRAGLVADTFLEAMSITHFKKKYEEYELRGDEEELIARLAEDGDIYNKLARSLAPEIFGHEDIKKALLLLLVGAPHRKLKDGMKIRGDLHICLMGDPGVAKSQLLKHIINVAPRGVYTTGKGSSGVGLTAAVQKDPVTNEMVLEGGALVLADMGICAIDEFDKMEESDRTAIHEVMEQQTVSIAKAGITTSLNARTAVLAAANPAWGRYDLRRTPAENINLPPALLSRFDLLWLILDRADMDNDLEMARHVVFVHQNRESPALGFTPLESSVLRAYISAARRLSPYVPKDLEEYIASAYSSIRQEEAKSNTPHSYTTVRTLLSILRISAALARLRFSETVAQSDVDEALRLMQMSKFSLYSDDRQKSGLDAISDIYSILRDEAARTNKMDVSYAHALNWISRKGYSEAQLKECLEEYAALNVWQIHPHTFDIRFIDA, encoded by the exons ATGTCAGCCATGAAAGATTCTGGGCCTCTGGACTTCAGCGCCGAAAGGG TGCTCGCAAAGGAGTTCCTAGCCAACTTTGCCGACGCAAATGGTGAAGCGAAGTACTTAAACATTCTG cAAGAGGTTGCAAATCGCAGAGTTCGTGCAGTTCAAATTGATCTAGAGGATGTCTTTAAT TATAAGGACTTGGATGAGGATTTTCTCAGACGCATTACAGAAAACACCCGGCGTTATATTGGAATTTTTGCTGATGCTATTGATGAGCTCATTCCTGAGCCAACAGAGGCGTTTATTGACGATGATCATGACATATTAATGACTCAAAGGTCTGATGATGGGCCAGATACTGTTGATAACCCTGACCCACGCCAAAGAATGCCTCCAGAAATTAAGCGTTACTT TGAAGTTTACATTAGAGCATCTTCAAAGGGTCGTCCATTTACCATAAGAGAGGTCAAAGCGTCATATATTGGTCAACTTGTGAGGATATCTGGTATTGTGACACGCTGTTCAGATGTTAAACCATTGATGCAGGTGGCAGTTTATACATGCGAAGACTGTGGTTTCGAGATATACCAG GAGGTAACAGCTCGAGTCTTCATGCCTCTATTTGAGTGCCCATCTCAGCGTTGTAGAACAAACCAAACGAAAGGAAACTTAATTCTTCAACTTAGAGCATCCAAATTTCTGAAGTTTCAGGAG GCCAAACTTCAAGAGTTAGCTGAGCATGTTCCAAAAGGTCATATTCCCCGGACAATGACTGTTCATCTCAGGGGTGAACTAACAAGGAAG GTAGCTCCAGGTGATGTTGTTGAACTGTCAGGGATTTTTCTTCCTATTCCTTATACGGGGTTCAGGGCTATGCGTGCTGGTTTGGTTGCTGATACATTCTTAGAGGCCATGTCTATCACCCATTTCAAGAAAAAATACGAGGA ATATGAACTTAGGGGGGATGAGGAGGAACTAATTGCACGCTTGGCTGAGGATGGCGATATTTACAACAAACTGGCACGATCATTGGCACCTGAAATTTTTGGCCATGAAGATATTAAAAAAGCTTTACTGCTGCTTCTTGTTGGCGCTCCTCATAGGAAGTTGAAAGATGGGATGAAG ATTAGAGGAGACTTGCATATTTGTTTGATGGGTGATCCTGGAGTTGCAAAGAGTCAACTTCTTAAACACATCATCAATGTTGCTCCCAGGGGAGTCTACACAACTGGCAAAGGGAGCAGTGGTGTTGGTCTAACTGCTGCAGTTCAGAAGGATCCTGTCACAAATGAGATGGTCCTTGAAGGAGGGGCATTG GTGTTAGCTGACATGGGAATATGTGCAATTGATGAATTTGACAAGATGGAAGAGTCTGATCGTACAGCAATTCATGAAGTCATGGAGCAACAGACTGTGAGCATTGCCAAGGCTGGAATCACCACGTCTCTAAATGCCAGGACTGCTGTCCTTGCTGCGGCCAATCCAGCATG GGGAAGATATGACCTACGTAGAACTCCAGCCGAAAACATCAACCTTCCTCCAGCTCTATTATCGAGATTTGATCTTCTTTGGTTGATCCTAGATCGAGCTGATATGGATAATGATCTTGAAATGGCTAGACATGTTGTCTTTgtccatcagaatagagaaTCACCTGCTCTTGGCTTCACCCCACTTGAATCATCTGTTCTTCG AGCTTATATTTCAGCGGCAAGAAGATTGTCTCCTTACGTTCCCAAGGATCTGGAGGAGTACATTGCCAGTGCCTATTCCAGCATTCGGCAGGAAGAAGCTAAATCTAACACTCCCCATTCGTACACCACAGTGAGAACTCTACTAAGCATTCTTCGGATATCAGCT GCTCTAGCGAGACTTAGATTCTCTGAGACTGTGGCTCAGAGTGACGTTGATGAGGCCTTAAGGTTAATGCAAATGTCAAAATTTTCTCTATACTCAGACGACCGTCAAAAATCTGGTCTTGATGCTATCTCAGATATTTATTCAATCTTGCGCGATGAAGCTGCCAGAACCAATAAAATGGACGTGAGCTATGCCCATGCCCTTAACTGGATTTCTAGGAAG GGGTACAGCGAAGCTCAGCTAAAAGAATGTCTGGAGGAGTATGCAGCATTGAATGTGTGGCAAATACATCCACACACCTTCGACATTCGGTTTATAGACGCTTGA
- the LOC103492885 gene encoding bZIP transcription factor 53 has protein sequence MIDDTKKKMKRMQSNRESARRSRMRKQKRFEDLTSEVRELQIVNSRIVESVNGREEAMVEIESMNNFLRVEAIEMTCRLRALDLVLQIQDDANAVAFDVRDPLLEPWQLNQQKQPPPPLMAADYGTFLV, from the coding sequence ATGATCGACGAcacgaagaagaagatgaagaggaTGCAATCGAATCGAGAATCTGCTCGACGATCGCGAATGAGAAAGCAGAAGCGATTTGAAGATTTAACAAGCGAAGTGAGAGAATTACAGATTGTGAACAGTCGGATTGTAGAAAGCGTCAATGGCAGGGAGGAAGCAATGGTTGAAATTGAATCGATGAATAATTTTTTGAGAGTCGAAGCAATTGAAATGACGTGCCGGCTTAGAGCCTTGGATTTGGTGCTTCAAATCCAAGACGATGCGAACGCTGTTGCTTTTGATGTTCGTGATCCTCTGTTGGAACCTTGGCAACTCAACCAACAAAAGCAGCCACCGCCGCCGCTGATGGCGGCGGATTACGGTACGTTTTTGGTGTAA
- the LOC103492757 gene encoding calvin cycle protein CP12-1, chloroplastic produces MAAITGSSMAATKAVTDSPKIESPVHRSSRLSYPWKRWTSGRMSAVGPVAAAPDRISEKVVESIKNAEVTCSEDPASGECAAAWDEVEELSAAASHARDRLKDADPLEDFCKDNPETEECRTYED; encoded by the coding sequence atggcaGCGATCACCGGTTCTTCTATGGCGGCTACGAAAGCAGTGACTGACTCACCGAAAATCGAATCGCCGGTCCACCGATCCTCCCGGCTTAGCTACCCATGGAAGCGGTGGACCTCCGGTCGGATGAGCGCAGTTGGACCGGTGGCAGCCGCACCAGACCGGATATCGGAGAAGGTGGTGGAGAGCATAAAGAACGCGGAGGTGACGTGCTCGGAAGATCCGGCGAGCGGCGAGTGTGCGGCGGCGTGGGATGAAGTGGAGGAGCTAAGCGCCGCCGCCAGCCACGCACGTGACCGGCTCAAGGACGCGGACCCGCTTGAGGATTTTTGTAAGGATAATCCCGAGACGGAGGAGTGTCGCACGTATGAGGACTGA